One genomic window of Enoplosus armatus isolate fEnoArm2 chromosome 19, fEnoArm2.hap1, whole genome shotgun sequence includes the following:
- the mfsd4b gene encoding sodium-dependent glucose transporter 1 yields the protein MSSSASRDTVVKKKHVRFASMEDDDDNDDQEEDTLFDKRTDAGRGLKSALKAVKRTAKPGCDDRVEVVGGRRGGHGTCGRWMVTLSLCASFLGLGMSISVLGPTFEDLAVNVKKNISNISYIFVGRSAGYIGGSLVGGILIDCMNPHLLLGFSMLVTSFGMCAIPFCKQALLLTGLMSSIGMSMGVLDTGGNVLILNTWGEQAGPHMQALHFSFAAGAFVSPIIAKLLFGSDGNSSTGITPANSTPPVPAEQTTKGPDARTIMRYVHSRSSTLKSMWAYVVIGTFVFLISFVFFMLYSRRGVSHDKARASSGKPLVAKHHMALVALLFFFFFAYVGAEVAYGSFIFTFAKDFAHMPQAQAAGLNSLFWGTFAACRGLAIFFAACMYPGTMILLSLVGSTVSSLLLCLFSREKVALWVCTGLYGASMATTFPSGISWVEQYTTVTGHMAAVFVVGAALGEMVLPAVVGFLLGKFQDQPLLMYLSLITSTFTSILFPVMYKLASAPSGQSRKPRARGRPDADDSEYRQALLDSGANDEEEEEEEEVEEEEEGQDNEADQWNDADFEVIEMDDTASLISSPSKAASPPDVTGLTTGSSAAASANTQATEPAGGASFSDAISLVGDSPRRKLLLSLEREKRD from the exons ATGTCTTCGTCCGCCTCACGAGACACCGTCGTCAAAAAGAAGCACGTCCGTTTCGCCAGCATGGAGGACGACGACGACAACGACGACCAGGAGGAGGACACCCTGTTTGACAAGAGGACGGACGCCGGGAGAGGGCTGAAGAGTGCGCTGAAGGCGGTCAAGAGGACGGCGAAACCGGGATGCGACGACCGGGTGGAGGTGGTCGGCGGGAGAAGGGGCGGACACGGAACGTGCGGGCGCTGGATGGTCACCCTCTCGCTCTGCGCATCCTTCCTGGGTTTG GGGATGAGTATCTCTGTTCTCGGCCCCACGTTCGAGGACCTGGCTGTGAACGTGAAGAAGAACATCAGCAACATTTCTTACATCTTCGTCGGACGCTCTGCGGGCTACATCGGCGGTTCCCTCGTTGGAGGCATCCTCATCGACTGCATGAACCCCCATCTGCTGCTAG GGTTCTCCATGCTGGTCACATCGTTTGGAATGTGCGCTATCCCTTTCTGTAAGCAGGCTCTGCTCCTTACCGGGCTCATGTCCAGCATTGGGATGTCTATGGGAGTCCTGGATACAG GCGGGAATGTCCTCATACTGAACACATGGGGCGAGCAGGCGGGTCCTCACATGCAGGCTCTGCACTTCAGCTTCGCAGCCGGGGCCTTTGTGTCTCCCATCATAGCCAAGCTGCTGTTCGGGTCCGACGGGAACAGCAGCACCGGGATCACACCAGCCAACTCTACACCTCCTGTCCCCGCAGAACAAACCACCAAAGGCCCCGACGCTCGCACAATCATGCGCTACGTCCACAGCAGGAGCAGCACCCTCAAATCAATGTGGGCCTACGTCGTGATCGGCACGTTCGTCTTTCTCATCTCCTTCGTCTTCTTCATGCTCTACTCTCGCAGGGGCGTGTCACATGACAAAGCCCGCGCGTCGTCAGGAAAGCCCCTGGTGGCCAAACATCACATGGCTCTCGTTgccctgctcttcttcttcttcttcgcctACGTAGGTGCCGAGGTAGCGTACGGCTCCTTCATCTTCACCTTCGCCAAGGACTTCGCCCACATGCCTCAGGCCCAGGCAGCTGGGCTCAACTCGTTGTTCTGGGGGACGTTTGCTGCCTGCAGGGGGTTGGCCATCTTCTTTGCGGCCTGCATGTACCCGGGCACCATGATCCTGCTCAGCCTGGTGGGCTCCACTGtgtcctctctgcttctctgcctcTTCAGCAGGGAGAAGGTGGCCCTGTGGGTTTGCACCGGTCTGTATGGTGCGTCCATGGCCACCACCTTCCCCAGCGGCATCTCCTGGGTGGAGCAGTACACCACAGTGACAGGCCACATGGCGGCAGTCTTCGTGGTTGGTGCAGCACTGGGTGAGATGGTGCTGCCCGCTGTTGTAGGCTTCCTGCTGGGGAAATTCCAGGACCAACCCCTGCTCATGTACCTGTCGCTCATcacctccaccttcacctccaTCCTCTTCCCCGTCATGTACAAGCTCGCCTCGGCCCCCAGCGGCCAGAGCAGGAAACCCCGCGCCAGGGGCCGGCCTGACGCCGATGACAGCGAGTATCGCCAGGCGCTGCTGGACTCAGGAGCCaatgacgaggaggaggaggaggaggaggaggtggaggaagaggaggaggggcaggacAACGAGGCTGATCAGTGGAATGACGCAGACTTTGAGGTCATTGAAATGGACGACACGGCGAGTCTCATCAGTTCTCCCAGCAAGGCCGCCTCTCCTCCTGATGTCACTGGGCTAACAACAGGGAGCTCCGCTGCTGCCTCCGCCAACACCCAGGCGACCGAGCCTGCAGGTGGAGCCTCCTTCTCAGACGCCATCTCCCTGGTGGGAGACTCCCCCAGACGCAAACTACTGCTCTCtctggaaagagagaagagagactga